In the genome of bacterium, the window GACGCAGAGGCCACGCTGCCGTTCGGCGCAGACGCCATCGGATATCTACTGTACACCGAGGACGGGTACATGTCGGTCGCTATGATGAAGGCGGTGCGCCGGCCGTACGCGTCCGGTGACTTAATGGACGGCACAACCGAGGAGTTGGCCGAGGCGGCGGCCACATACCACACCTACTGCGGCCGGTACGAGGTCCGCGGCGATACGGTAGTGCATCATGTCGAGGTCGCGCTGTTTCCGAACCGAGTGGGCACCGAACAGACGCGGACAATTACCCTCGCGGGTGACAGCCTGACGTGGATGACGCCACCGTTTGTGCGGAAAGGCAAACGATGGCGAGCGCGCGTCCTCTGGACCCGCGCCGGTGCGGAGCGTCGGTGACGGCCGGGCGTACATTGGTGGTCAACGCCTACTTGGTCCAGTCTGCTGAAATCTGCTGAGGCGGAACAAGCGGAGATCGTGACGGCTCCTGCCCTCCAGCGCGAGATCGGCCATGATTTCGCCGACGACACTGCAGAACTTGAACCCATGTCCCGAGAATCCCGCGGCCAGGCAGACCCGCGGCCGCTCGCTATAGTCCGGATGCAGGTCGAGAATGAAATGTTCGTCCGGGCTGTTCGTAAACATGCAGGTCTTCATCGACATCGTCGGACCGCCGGCATCGGGGAAATACCGCCGGATACACTGGCGCAGCACCTCTTCATCTTCCCCGTGGATGTCGCGGTCCAGGCCGTCCGCGTCCGTGGCTTCCCGCCGGTGATGATACTTCCCGAGCTTGAAGCCGGGAATGCCGTACACGGGAAACCCGTAGAATTCTCCTTCCGGCGCGGCAAGGATGAACACGGGGAACGTCCCTAGACGAAAATAGTCGGGACGCAGCGGCTGCGTCCAG includes:
- the solA gene encoding N-methyl-L-tryptophan oxidase, which codes for NVLGSLQSCELHHLLHERLDADALRRRFPGFHLPEGMVGIYQPDGGFVLSERAIVAHVTAAQALGADIRAREQVLDWEARGDALRVRTSRGGYAAGCIVVTAGPWAATLVPALSSMAQPERQVLIWTQPLRPDYFRLGTFPVFILAAPEGEFYGFPVYGIPGFKLGKYHHRREATDADGLDRDIHGEDEEVLRQCIRRYFPDAGGPTMSMKTCMFTNSPDEHFILDLHPDYSERPRVCLAAGFSGHGFKFCSVVGEIMADLALEGRSRHDLRLFRLSRFQQTGPSRR
- a CDS encoding lipocalin-like domain-containing protein, with product MEPTQLLGAWKLVRWTAEAEDAEATLPFGADAIGYLLYTEDGYMSVAMMKAVRRPYASGDLMDGTTEELAEAAATYHTYCGRYEVRGDTVVHHVEVALFPNRVGTEQTRTITLAGDSLTWMTPPFVRKGKRWRARVLWTRAGAERR